The following are from one region of the Methanothermobacter sp. genome:
- a CDS encoding tRNA uridine(34) 5-carboxymethylaminomethyl modification radical SAM/GNAT enzyme Elp3, whose product MREACRRIIDDIISGQIKTRKELERAKHRVCRDFGLEKFMSNSEILEHAAPEEKKLIENLLRKKPTRTISGVAVVAVMCHPHECPHGRCLYCPESEKAPPSYTGEEPAALRARMYDFHPYRQVYNRLEQLHSIGHPVDKVELIVMGGTFPSHSLCYQEWFISSCLEAMVDFGARLSGVRVDMPNHHGYVKVDDAQRFNETSPVRCVGMTFETRPDYCREEDVDRMLSLGVTRVELGVQTIYNYIYQRIRRGHSIGDVIESNRILRDSGIKVAMHLMPGLFSDFDRDLRIFRRIFQDPSFRPDMLKIYPCLVTRGSELYNLWERGLYKPYSTEEAVDLIVEIKKMMPPWVRTMRIQRDIPSQLIVDGVRKSNLGELVYRRLEEEGIRCRCIRCREVGHMSRRGVSVNEDAVTVIVEEYDATGGREFFISAEDPENDVLIGFLRLRFPSENAHRPEIDDKTALVRELHVYGSMIPIGERRDTVGQHRGYGEELLSRAETIASDGGMEKIMVTSGIGAREYYSKFGYRREGPYMSKKLQED is encoded by the coding sequence ATGAGGGAAGCGTGTCGCCGGATAATCGATGATATAATATCTGGTCAGATAAAAACAAGGAAGGAACTTGAAAGGGCTAAACACAGGGTTTGTCGTGACTTTGGGCTTGAAAAATTCATGAGTAACTCAGAAATCCTTGAACATGCTGCTCCAGAAGAAAAGAAATTGATCGAAAATCTCCTCAGAAAAAAACCCACCAGGACAATATCGGGTGTTGCCGTTGTGGCAGTCATGTGCCACCCCCATGAATGCCCCCATGGAAGGTGCCTGTACTGCCCTGAAAGTGAAAAGGCACCCCCCAGCTATACAGGAGAGGAACCAGCCGCCCTTAGGGCCAGAATGTACGATTTCCACCCCTACAGGCAGGTCTACAATCGCCTTGAGCAGCTACACAGCATAGGCCACCCTGTTGACAAGGTGGAACTCATAGTCATGGGGGGCACCTTCCCGTCCCACAGCCTCTGCTACCAGGAATGGTTCATATCCAGTTGCCTTGAGGCCATGGTGGACTTTGGAGCCAGGCTGAGCGGTGTAAGGGTTGATATGCCCAATCACCACGGTTATGTGAAGGTGGATGATGCCCAGCGGTTCAACGAGACATCGCCGGTTCGTTGCGTTGGGATGACATTTGAGACAAGGCCAGACTACTGCCGGGAGGAGGACGTTGACAGGATGCTCAGCCTTGGGGTTACCAGGGTTGAGCTGGGTGTGCAGACCATCTACAACTACATCTACCAGCGTATCCGGAGGGGCCACAGCATAGGGGACGTTATAGAGTCCAACAGGATACTCAGGGACTCGGGGATAAAGGTTGCGATGCACCTCATGCCAGGCCTCTTCTCGGACTTTGACCGGGACCTCAGGATATTCAGGAGGATATTCCAGGACCCATCCTTCAGACCTGACATGCTGAAGATATACCCCTGCCTTGTTACCAGGGGCAGCGAACTCTACAATCTCTGGGAGAGGGGACTCTATAAACCATACTCCACAGAGGAGGCCGTTGATCTAATCGTCGAGATAAAGAAGATGATGCCCCCCTGGGTGAGGACCATGAGGATACAGAGGGATATACCCTCCCAGCTTATAGTTGATGGTGTCAGAAAGTCCAACCTGGGTGAACTGGTCTACAGGCGCCTGGAGGAGGAGGGCATCCGCTGCAGATGCATAAGGTGCCGGGAGGTGGGTCATATGAGCCGCAGGGGTGTGAGTGTCAATGAGGATGCAGTTACAGTGATAGTCGAGGAGTACGATGCCACAGGCGGCAGGGAGTTCTTCATCTCAGCAGAGGACCCTGAAAATGATGTCCTCATAGGATTCCTGAGGCTCAGGTTCCCATCAGAAAATGCCCACCGACCTGAAATAGATGATAAAACCGCCCTTGTAAGGGAACTCCATGTATACGGTTCAATGATACCCATAGGTGAGCGTCGCGATACCGTTGGACAGCACAGGGGCTACGGTGAGGAGTTACTGAGCCGTGCAGAGACAATAGCATCTGATGGGGGGATGGAGAAAATTATGGTCACAAGCGGGATAGGGGCCCGTGAATACTACAGCAAATTTGGCTACAGAAGAGAGGGCCCCTACATGTCAAAAAAGCTTCAGGAGGATTAA